In a genomic window of Paramicrobacterium chengjingii:
- a CDS encoding acyltransferase, whose protein sequence is MTSHANTRVVDTADVADNADLGSGTSVWHLAQIREHAVLGENCVIGRGAYVGTGVRMGDNCKVQNYALVYEPAALADGVFIGPAAVLTNDTYPRAINADGTQKSADDWDAVGVTLKRGASVGARAVCVAPVTIGAWATIAAGAVVTKDVPDFALVVGVPARRIGWVGKSGHPLSEDAGYWVCPVTGDRYAEVDGELKEVAE, encoded by the coding sequence TGCCGATAACGCCGACCTTGGTTCGGGAACATCAGTGTGGCACCTTGCCCAGATTCGCGAGCACGCGGTGCTCGGCGAAAATTGCGTCATCGGCCGCGGAGCCTATGTTGGCACGGGCGTTCGGATGGGGGATAACTGCAAAGTGCAGAATTATGCTCTCGTCTACGAACCCGCAGCACTCGCAGACGGCGTCTTCATCGGCCCCGCCGCCGTACTCACCAACGACACCTATCCGCGCGCGATCAACGCAGACGGAACACAGAAATCAGCAGACGACTGGGATGCCGTTGGAGTCACGCTGAAGCGTGGAGCATCCGTCGGCGCCCGCGCCGTATGCGTGGCTCCTGTGACGATCGGGGCATGGGCGACAATCGCGGCGGGTGCCGTGGTCACGAAGGACGTACCCGATTTCGCGCTGGTTGTCGGCGTGCCTGCTCGCCGCATCGGATGGGTCGGCAAGTCCGGGCATCCCCTCAGCGAAGATGCCGGATACTGGGTGTGTCCGGTCACGGGCGATCGGTATGCCGAGGTTGATGGCGAGTTGAAAGAGGTTGCGGAATAG